Proteins encoded together in one Paenibacillus sp. window:
- a CDS encoding extracellular solute-binding protein has protein sequence MKKMTTLALCSALLVGTMAGCSGAAETAQKSANTPQEGTGATQPASADDMSEKITINLMTRSYAGGGWEPNHPMVEEMNKRLNIDLKIEWVPLANYQEKLNVMAASNNFPDVFYITNAEFVKWQSKGIFMDVKPELDQYPNIQKHIPEVSLAHFNPKDKYYGIPFYYQDARDSLAIRQDWLDKLGLKMPETVDEFYEVAKAFATQDPDGNGQHDTVGFSLEISPAGALQFAGVPYYMYGAFGLANGWKADDNGELIPMQVQSEELKNFIGFLRKAYAEGVLDRDFAILKARDTLNKLEAGKSGVANVNPQQLYTETLPTLTKTHPEAVLTQLAPPAGPNGQRGMPSIPTADKIVINSKIDPKKQQRILKMMDYMLSDEGYDFVKHGIEGVHYKKISDTQYEQLEASKTDRQFLLLGWFFKRFDPMFLIYKWMNPEQVETIKTYFDNNAKYVVKNDGFGLVSETAIKVGANIDRKWMDTMVKIIAGQAPIEDIDKAIAEWRASGGDKIIEEINAEYKKLK, from the coding sequence ATGAAAAAAATGACGACGCTTGCTTTATGCAGTGCTTTGTTGGTTGGGACGATGGCGGGATGCTCCGGCGCAGCCGAAACGGCTCAAAAAAGCGCGAATACGCCGCAAGAAGGCACGGGGGCAACGCAACCCGCGTCTGCGGACGACATGAGCGAAAAGATTACCATTAACTTGATGACCCGCAGTTACGCCGGCGGCGGTTGGGAACCCAATCATCCGATGGTAGAAGAAATGAACAAAAGATTGAATATCGATCTGAAGATCGAGTGGGTGCCTCTCGCGAATTATCAGGAGAAGCTGAATGTGATGGCAGCGTCCAACAACTTCCCGGACGTCTTCTATATTACGAACGCTGAATTCGTAAAATGGCAGAGCAAAGGAATCTTCATGGATGTGAAGCCGGAGCTCGATCAATATCCGAACATCCAAAAGCACATTCCGGAAGTGTCGCTTGCGCACTTCAACCCCAAAGATAAGTACTATGGGATTCCGTTCTACTATCAGGACGCCAGAGATTCGCTTGCGATTCGACAAGACTGGCTGGATAAACTGGGTCTGAAGATGCCGGAGACGGTCGATGAATTCTACGAAGTGGCTAAAGCATTCGCGACGCAGGATCCAGACGGCAACGGTCAGCATGACACGGTCGGGTTCTCGTTGGAGATCAGCCCGGCGGGCGCGCTCCAGTTTGCCGGAGTACCTTACTATATGTATGGCGCATTCGGACTGGCAAACGGTTGGAAGGCGGATGACAACGGCGAACTGATCCCGATGCAGGTGCAGAGCGAAGAGCTGAAGAACTTCATCGGCTTCCTGCGCAAGGCATACGCGGAAGGCGTTCTGGACCGGGACTTCGCGATATTAAAGGCCCGGGACACGCTGAACAAGCTGGAGGCTGGCAAGTCCGGCGTCGCCAACGTGAACCCTCAGCAGTTGTACACCGAAACGCTGCCTACCCTGACGAAAACGCATCCGGAAGCGGTGCTGACGCAGCTCGCGCCGCCAGCCGGACCGAACGGGCAGCGGGGCATGCCGAGCATCCCGACGGCGGACAAGATCGTCATCAATTCGAAAATCGATCCGAAGAAGCAGCAGCGCATCCTGAAGATGATGGATTACATGCTCTCCGATGAAGGGTACGACTTCGTAAAGCACGGCATTGAAGGGGTACATTACAAGAAGATTTCCGACACGCAGTACGAGCAATTGGAAGCTTCGAAGACGGATCGCCAATTCCTTCTGCTCGGTTGGTTCTTTAAGCGCTTCGACCCGATGTTCTTGATCTACAAGTGGATGAATCCGGAGCAAGTCGAGACGATTAAAACGTATTTCGATAACAACGCCAAGTATGTCGTGAAGAACGACGGATTCGGTCTTGTGTCGGAGACGGCGATTAAGGTCGGCGCGAACATCGATCGGAAATGGATGGATACGATGGTCAAGATTATCGCCGGTCAGGCGCCGATCGAAGACATCGACAAAGCGATCGCCGAATGGCGCGCTTCCGGCGGGGATAAAATCATCGAGGAAATCAATGCCGAATACAAGAAGCTGAAGTAA
- a CDS encoding sulfatase — MNIVYIHSHDTGRYIQPYGHAVPTPNLMKLAEGSVVFRHAYCMGPTCSPSRAALLTGMAPHSSGMAGLAHLGFQLNDYQQHLVQFLNRSGYETALAGIQHEAPDIEMIGYQRILGNPEVDMADFEFDSITYDVNNAKAAAAYIQERKGASEPFFLSFGMFNTHLNFPAASSEFNPNYLTPPHPFHDNQQTREVMAGYMTSAKIMDQCAGIVIDAIEEAGLSRETLVIFTTDHGLPFPQMKCNLYDTGIGVAMILRTPEQLRRGEAVDALVSHIDLFPTICDMAGLEPPAWLQGRSLLPLLKKETDRVRNEIFAEVTYHAGYEPMRCIRTDRYKYIKYFDDHQKYVPVNLDQSAMKTFVVEHGLLMRTRPKEMLFDLYLDPVERVNLAEDAQHQAVKEELAERLAHWMKETDDPILRGPVPLPEGGKVLGGPA, encoded by the coding sequence ATGAATATCGTATATATCCATTCTCATGATACCGGCCGATATATTCAGCCCTACGGGCATGCGGTGCCGACGCCGAACTTAATGAAGTTAGCGGAGGGGAGCGTCGTCTTCCGTCATGCTTACTGTATGGGACCCACTTGCTCGCCGAGTCGAGCGGCACTCCTGACGGGCATGGCCCCCCACTCTTCCGGTATGGCGGGGCTCGCGCATCTGGGTTTTCAATTGAATGATTACCAGCAGCATCTCGTCCAGTTTTTAAACCGGAGCGGGTACGAAACGGCTCTGGCGGGCATTCAACACGAGGCGCCAGACATCGAGATGATCGGGTATCAGCGAATCCTCGGCAATCCCGAAGTGGATATGGCCGATTTCGAATTCGATTCGATCACTTACGACGTGAACAATGCCAAAGCCGCCGCTGCGTATATTCAAGAGCGGAAAGGCGCATCCGAGCCGTTTTTCCTTTCTTTCGGGATGTTTAACACGCATTTGAACTTCCCCGCGGCCAGCTCGGAATTCAACCCGAATTATTTGACGCCGCCGCACCCGTTCCATGATAACCAACAAACCCGCGAAGTGATGGCCGGGTACATGACCTCGGCGAAAATTATGGATCAATGCGCGGGCATCGTGATCGATGCCATCGAAGAAGCGGGATTGAGTCGGGAGACGCTGGTCATTTTTACAACGGACCACGGGTTGCCGTTCCCGCAAATGAAATGCAATTTATATGATACCGGAATCGGTGTCGCCATGATTCTGCGAACGCCGGAGCAACTGCGCCGAGGCGAAGCGGTGGACGCACTGGTTTCCCATATCGATCTGTTTCCGACCATCTGCGACATGGCGGGATTGGAGCCGCCCGCATGGCTGCAGGGGCGTTCGCTGCTTCCTTTGTTGAAGAAGGAAACGGACCGGGTGCGGAATGAAATTTTCGCGGAAGTCACGTATCATGCCGGGTATGAGCCGATGCGCTGCATCCGTACGGACCGGTATAAATACATTAAATATTTTGACGATCATCAAAAGTATGTTCCCGTGAACCTAGATCAAAGCGCGATGAAAACGTTCGTGGTCGAACACGGCTTGCTGATGCGGACCCGCCCGAAGGAAATGTTGTTCGACTTGTATTTGGATCCGGTCGAACGCGTCAATTTGGCGGAAGATGCACAGCATCAAGCGGTGAAGGAAGAGCTCGCGGAACGCTTGGCGCATTGGATGAAAGAGACCGACGATCCGATTCTTCGCGGTCCCGTGCCGTTGCCGGAGGGCGGGAAAGTATTGGGCGGCCCCGCATAG
- a CDS encoding sulfatase: MNQPNKTNVLWILVDQMRAQAMSHLGDPNVNTPNLDRLAVEGVEFTQAVSGTPLCTPFRGAMLTGRYPHRSSVPGLNSPLSTEMPTLAHAFADHGYKTCWIGKWHLDGDRPELDLTLEVNKKDKRIIPKERRAGFEDWWAYENNNQPFHCWVHGEQDGRTVSYRLPRYETDALTDILIDWLRNYAAGGEARPFFASLSVQPPHDPYVAPAETMKNYNPAALQLRPNVPNIPNVTDRTREELAGYYAAIERIDWNVGRIRETLLELGLDQNTQIMFFSDHGDLHGSHGQFRKQAPWEESIRIPFIVGGPTRKSYKTKKLDFPINHVDIAPTTLGLCGIRKPEGMDGTDYSAFILNESAVQQDVPDSAYLSLPIPTSNLKGIILEEGVDRPFRGIVTRDGWKYIVLENQPWLMFHLKEDPYELVNLAHNVFYKEKRRELQQRLAEWIRETGDTFALPDVG; encoded by the coding sequence ATGAATCAACCCAACAAAACCAATGTACTCTGGATTTTGGTCGATCAAATGCGGGCGCAAGCGATGAGCCATTTGGGGGATCCGAACGTGAATACCCCAAATCTCGATCGATTGGCTGTCGAGGGAGTTGAATTTACGCAAGCGGTCTCCGGTACGCCGCTGTGCACGCCCTTCCGCGGCGCAATGCTCACCGGGCGGTATCCGCATCGCTCCTCAGTGCCTGGACTCAACTCCCCGCTCTCCACGGAAATGCCGACGCTGGCCCACGCCTTCGCCGACCACGGTTATAAAACGTGCTGGATCGGGAAGTGGCATTTGGACGGCGACCGTCCGGAGCTGGATTTAACGCTGGAAGTGAACAAAAAGGATAAGCGGATCATCCCGAAGGAAAGAAGAGCGGGCTTCGAGGATTGGTGGGCGTACGAGAACAACAACCAGCCGTTTCATTGCTGGGTCCATGGGGAGCAGGATGGCCGGACCGTTTCTTATCGGCTGCCGCGTTACGAGACGGATGCGCTGACGGACATCTTGATCGACTGGCTGCGGAATTACGCCGCAGGCGGCGAAGCTCGTCCGTTCTTCGCTTCGTTGTCGGTGCAGCCTCCCCACGACCCTTACGTAGCTCCGGCGGAAACGATGAAAAATTACAACCCCGCCGCATTGCAGCTTCGTCCGAACGTACCGAACATTCCGAACGTTACGGATCGCACTCGGGAAGAACTGGCCGGTTATTATGCAGCGATCGAACGTATCGACTGGAACGTGGGCCGCATCCGGGAAACGCTGCTTGAGTTGGGGTTAGACCAAAACACGCAAATTATGTTTTTTAGCGACCATGGCGATTTGCATGGCTCGCACGGTCAATTCCGCAAGCAAGCGCCTTGGGAAGAGTCGATTCGGATTCCGTTCATCGTCGGGGGACCGACGCGGAAAAGCTACAAGACCAAAAAACTGGATTTTCCGATCAACCATGTCGATATCGCTCCGACGACGCTGGGGCTATGCGGCATTCGCAAACCCGAAGGAATGGACGGCACCGATTACTCGGCCTTCATCCTGAACGAGTCTGCCGTACAACAAGATGTTCCCGACAGCGCCTACCTCAGTTTGCCGATTCCGACTTCGAACTTGAAAGGCATTATTCTCGAAGAAGGCGTGGACCGACCGTTCCGAGGCATCGTCACCCGCGACGGGTGGAAATATATCGTTCTCGAAAACCAACCGTGGCTTATGTTCCATTTAAAAGAGGACCCTTACGAGCTCGTAAATCTTGCGCATAACGTTTTCTACAAAGAGAAGCGGCGGGAGCTGCAACAACGTCTGGCGGAATGGATCCGCGAGACAGGGGATACGTTCGCTCTGCCGGATGTGGGATAG
- a CDS encoding sulfatase-like hydrolase/transferase — MTYLTKPNLLLIMVDQFRFDWISCAGTNMVDTPNIDRIAARGVRFERAVCNSPVCGPSRSSLAAGVYPHRIGNLENFVNYPLSQPTYYQALRQAGYRVGIVGKSDLHKGDHFYGLNGDLPLMYHLGFTDVHETEGKMNAAFRRNRLMQLEIDPNDDSHIAGPYQRYLRDRGLLTAFVEDYRRRFDNWKLWNAWPSPLPAEHFHDSYIGRASCEWLERISDESPWHLFVSFVGPHDPWDAPAEYVETIGDRPFPASIADSLEDKPQWIQRKSSKHTQGMSDEDLLKVKRHYAAAITLIDDWVGTILDTLERRKLADDTVIMFCADHGEMMGDHGLFQKSTMYEGALRIPLIISDPRHPVAGTSNALAELVDLHPTLLDLAGAEYARAALDGVSLVPQLRGQPDAHKSYQFSELNNSRMVSDGRYKYIENHNDVAELYDLQEDPQELRNLARDLPEIRQRLHSAMMQIRK, encoded by the coding sequence GTGACTTATCTGACCAAGCCTAATCTATTGCTCATTATGGTCGATCAGTTCCGTTTCGATTGGATAAGCTGCGCAGGGACGAACATGGTGGATACGCCCAACATCGATCGCATTGCGGCTAGAGGCGTTCGATTCGAACGAGCGGTCTGCAACAGCCCCGTATGCGGGCCGAGCCGCAGCTCCTTGGCCGCAGGCGTTTACCCGCACAGGATCGGCAATTTGGAAAACTTCGTGAACTACCCGCTTTCGCAGCCGACCTATTACCAAGCGCTAAGACAAGCAGGGTACCGCGTCGGGATCGTCGGAAAGAGCGACCTCCATAAAGGCGATCATTTCTATGGACTGAACGGAGACCTGCCGCTAATGTACCATCTGGGCTTTACGGACGTCCACGAGACCGAAGGCAAAATGAATGCCGCGTTTCGCCGGAATCGACTCATGCAGCTCGAAATCGATCCGAACGACGACAGTCACATCGCCGGTCCTTATCAGCGCTATTTGCGAGACCGCGGGTTGCTGACGGCATTCGTCGAGGATTACCGCAGGCGGTTCGATAATTGGAAACTCTGGAACGCTTGGCCTTCCCCGCTGCCGGCCGAGCACTTCCACGACAGCTATATCGGCCGCGCTTCGTGCGAATGGCTGGAGCGCATCTCCGACGAATCGCCATGGCATCTCTTCGTCAGCTTCGTCGGTCCGCATGATCCTTGGGACGCGCCCGCAGAATATGTCGAGACCATTGGCGACAGACCGTTCCCGGCTTCCATCGCAGACTCGCTGGAGGATAAGCCGCAATGGATACAGCGCAAGAGCAGTAAACATACGCAAGGCATGAGCGATGAAGACCTATTGAAAGTGAAAAGACATTACGCCGCCGCGATCACGCTAATCGACGATTGGGTCGGAACAATTCTCGATACGTTGGAACGCAGGAAGCTTGCGGACGATACCGTCATTATGTTCTGCGCGGATCATGGAGAGATGATGGGAGACCACGGCTTGTTTCAAAAATCCACGATGTACGAGGGAGCGCTTCGCATTCCGCTGATCATCTCGGATCCGCGCCACCCCGTCGCCGGTACCAGCAACGCCCTTGCGGAACTTGTCGACTTGCACCCGACCCTGCTGGATCTGGCCGGCGCGGAATACGCCCGTGCGGCATTAGACGGGGTCTCCTTAGTTCCTCAGCTGCGGGGTCAGCCCGATGCCCACAAATCTTATCAATTCAGTGAATTGAACAATAGCCGCATGGTTTCCGACGGTCGGTATAAATACATCGAGAACCACAACGATGTCGCCGAATTATACGACCTTCAGGAGGATCCGCAAGAACTCCGCAACCTGGCCCGCGACTTGCCTGAAATTAGGCAACGCCTGCACTCGGCCATGATGCAAATCCGTAAATAA
- a CDS encoding helix-turn-helix domain-containing protein yields the protein MYQVVVVEDEHWIRSAVIKMIEQTGDAFEVIGEASNGDEALQLIETALPMIVITDIMMPVRDGLWLVKEIYDRKLPIVSILLSGYNEFEYAKQALQYQVSDYLLKPVLEEEVEQALRRAKTRTPQFQGQRPFFLGVQQFFDKLGTTDPQSVLKEQQRLVDAVVRADTLTTSEKTVILKSFSSKFQDSIVGLHPSFARVPFPGIGTAELEAHFQTLTESWLLYFNALHQVEMRQTIRNACEFIQARYCEDLSLSDMTQRFHISASQFSLLFKKYTGQSFVQYVNSIRIQEAKRLLVEDKLKVYEVAEQVGFQSLPHFNRVFKQYVGSSPNDYKKGLSV from the coding sequence GTGTATCAAGTCGTAGTAGTGGAAGACGAGCATTGGATTCGCAGCGCCGTCATTAAGATGATCGAGCAGACGGGGGACGCCTTCGAAGTGATCGGCGAGGCGAGCAACGGGGATGAGGCGCTCCAGCTCATCGAAACCGCGCTGCCCATGATCGTCATTACGGATATTATGATGCCGGTGCGAGACGGGTTATGGCTGGTCAAGGAAATTTATGACCGAAAGCTTCCGATCGTCTCGATCCTTCTTTCCGGATACAATGAATTCGAGTATGCGAAGCAAGCGCTTCAGTACCAAGTTAGCGACTACTTGTTAAAGCCGGTTCTCGAGGAAGAAGTGGAGCAGGCGCTGCGGAGAGCGAAAACAAGAACGCCGCAATTTCAGGGACAGAGGCCTTTCTTCCTGGGCGTTCAGCAGTTTTTCGATAAGTTAGGGACGACGGATCCGCAATCGGTTCTTAAGGAGCAGCAACGACTCGTCGATGCGGTTGTTCGGGCGGACACGCTGACGACTAGCGAAAAGACGGTCATTCTCAAATCGTTCTCTTCGAAGTTTCAGGATTCTATTGTAGGGCTGCACCCTTCCTTTGCTAGGGTGCCGTTCCCCGGGATCGGGACGGCGGAGCTCGAGGCGCATTTTCAGACGTTAACCGAATCCTGGCTGCTGTATTTTAACGCTCTGCACCAGGTCGAGATGCGGCAGACGATTCGGAACGCGTGCGAATTTATCCAAGCTCGGTACTGCGAAGATTTATCGTTGTCGGATATGACCCAGCGGTTCCATATCAGCGCCTCGCAGTTCAGCCTTTTGTTTAAGAAATACACCGGGCAATCGTTCGTACAATACGTAAATTCGATTCGGATCCAAGAGGCTAAGCGGTTATTGGTTGAAGACAAGCTCAAAGTGTACGAGGTCGCCGAGCAAGTCGGATTTCAGTCGCTGCCGCATTTCAACCGCGTCTTCAAGCAGTATGTGGGATCGTCCCCGAACGATTACAAAAAAGGGTTAAGCGTGTAG
- a CDS encoding sulfatase-like hydrolase/transferase has protein sequence MEKRPHILLFNPDQWRGDVLGHMGNEAAVTPNLDRLVETEAVSFRNAFCQNPVCTPSRCSFMSGWYPHVRGHRTMYHMMRPDEPVLLKQLKDAGYHVWWGGKNDLVPPDGGFDAYCDVKYEPERKPRAMFGGAFEGGASTWRGEPGDDRYYSFYVGELDAGGELDYFDSDWANVMGAVDLIRNAPEDRPLCIYLPLLYPHPPYAVESRWLELIDRSKLPDRISVDRLAGEKPSILSGLRQLYNMQTWSEERWTELRATYYAMCARVDHQFGLIMEALKEKGIYDDTAIFVFSDHGDFTGDYGLVEKNQNTFEDCLTRVPFVVKPPADAGVKPRVSEALVELVDLPATVHHYAGITADYSHFGRSLAPLIEGATDEHRDAVFCEGGRLHGETHCNESAPANENPATLYFPRGEMQRSEGPEHTKATMVRTKRYKYVRRLYETDELYDLEQDPHETTNRIHDDEMAEVAQALKERMLQFYQETCDVVPHKRDSRGK, from the coding sequence TTGGAGAAGAGGCCGCACATTCTATTATTCAATCCCGATCAATGGCGGGGCGACGTTCTTGGTCATATGGGGAACGAAGCCGCCGTCACGCCCAATTTGGATCGGTTGGTCGAGACGGAAGCCGTCTCGTTCCGGAACGCGTTCTGTCAGAATCCTGTGTGTACGCCAAGTCGCTGCTCCTTCATGTCCGGATGGTATCCGCACGTGAGAGGGCATCGAACGATGTACCATATGATGAGGCCCGACGAACCCGTTCTGTTAAAGCAATTGAAAGATGCAGGTTATCATGTATGGTGGGGGGGCAAGAACGATCTCGTTCCTCCGGACGGCGGCTTTGACGCATATTGCGACGTGAAATACGAACCTGAGCGGAAACCGAGGGCGATGTTCGGCGGGGCGTTCGAAGGGGGCGCGTCCACGTGGCGGGGGGAACCGGGGGATGATCGCTATTATTCCTTCTATGTAGGCGAACTGGACGCCGGCGGCGAACTCGATTACTTCGACTCCGATTGGGCGAACGTCATGGGCGCCGTGGATTTAATCCGGAACGCGCCCGAGGATCGGCCGCTATGCATCTACCTGCCGCTGCTGTACCCGCATCCGCCTTACGCCGTCGAGTCGCGCTGGCTGGAACTGATCGATCGCTCGAAATTGCCGGACCGAATCTCCGTTGATAGGTTGGCGGGGGAGAAGCCGTCCATCTTGTCGGGCCTACGTCAGTTATACAACATGCAGACCTGGTCGGAAGAGCGTTGGACAGAGCTTCGGGCGACGTATTACGCGATGTGCGCGCGCGTAGATCATCAATTCGGTCTTATTATGGAAGCGCTTAAAGAGAAAGGGATATACGACGATACGGCAATATTCGTTTTCTCCGATCATGGCGATTTCACCGGCGACTACGGATTGGTCGAGAAAAATCAAAATACGTTCGAGGATTGTCTCACCCGTGTGCCCTTCGTTGTGAAACCGCCTGCCGATGCGGGCGTCAAGCCGAGAGTCAGCGAAGCGCTCGTCGAGTTGGTGGATTTGCCGGCAACGGTACACCATTACGCCGGAATCACGGCCGATTATTCCCACTTCGGTCGCTCCCTGGCGCCGTTGATCGAAGGTGCGACGGACGAGCATCGCGATGCGGTATTTTGCGAAGGAGGCCGCCTCCATGGCGAAACCCATTGCAACGAATCGGCTCCGGCGAACGAAAATCCGGCTACCTTGTACTTCCCGCGAGGCGAGATGCAGCGCAGCGAAGGGCCGGAGCATACGAAGGCGACGATGGTTCGGACGAAACGATACAAATACGTTCGCAGATTATATGAGACGGACGAATTGTACGATCTGGAACAGGACCCCCATGAGACGACAAATCGAATCCACGATGACGAAATGGCGGAGGTCGCGCAGGCGTTAAAGGAGCGAATGCTTCAATTCTATCAGGAAACCTGCGATGTCGTGCCCCATAAAAGAGATTCTCGGGGGAAATAA
- a CDS encoding ABC transporter permease, with product MNLAQPKTALRPKVGASSSWKEWRRGLPIYLMILPGLLLFIIFKYIPMVGLLIAFQNYDPFLGYIESAWAGLEHFQRLFQDPQFWIILRNTLVISAINLFLYFPIPILLALLFNEVRTSWYKKLAQTVTYIPHFLSWVVIVSITVLLFATQDGGINNLLATNGLERIDVMTDPQYFYQLYLSHVVWKEAGWSAIIFLAALASVDPTLYEAARVDGASRLRQIWHINLPALRTTILIIFILRLGHVLDSGFEHILLLRNSLNVHISEVFDTYVYEYGVLQGEFSYTTAVGLFKAVVGLVLVIFANRAAKKFGEEGVY from the coding sequence ATGAATCTTGCACAACCGAAGACGGCCTTGCGGCCGAAAGTCGGCGCTTCGTCCTCTTGGAAAGAATGGAGGCGCGGCCTCCCGATCTATCTCATGATTTTGCCGGGTCTCCTACTGTTCATCATTTTTAAATACATTCCTATGGTCGGTCTATTGATCGCTTTCCAAAATTACGATCCGTTTCTAGGCTATATCGAAAGCGCTTGGGCCGGCTTGGAACACTTTCAGCGTTTGTTCCAAGATCCGCAATTTTGGATCATTCTGCGCAATACGCTCGTGATCAGCGCAATCAACTTATTTCTATATTTTCCGATCCCGATTCTGCTGGCGCTGTTGTTCAATGAAGTTCGTACGAGTTGGTATAAAAAGTTGGCGCAGACGGTTACGTACATTCCGCACTTTTTAAGCTGGGTCGTTATCGTTAGTATTACCGTGCTGCTATTCGCTACGCAGGATGGCGGCATTAACAACCTGCTGGCCACGAACGGTTTGGAACGAATCGACGTGATGACGGATCCGCAATATTTTTATCAATTGTATCTGTCTCACGTAGTGTGGAAGGAAGCGGGATGGAGCGCGATCATCTTCCTGGCGGCGCTCGCGTCCGTCGACCCGACATTATATGAAGCCGCGAGAGTGGACGGGGCGAGCCGGCTTCGGCAAATTTGGCATATCAACTTGCCTGCCCTGCGCACGACGATCTTGATCATCTTCATTCTCCGGCTCGGCCATGTATTGGATTCGGGCTTCGAGCATATCCTGCTGCTCCGGAACTCCTTGAACGTCCATATTTCCGAGGTGTTCGACACCTATGTATACGAATACGGGGTGCTCCAAGGAGAGTTCAGCTACACGACCGCCGTCGGATTGTTCAAGGCGGTTGTCGGACTCGTGCTCGTCATTTTTGCGAATCGAGCTGCCAAGAAATTCGGGGAGGAGGGGGTTTACTAA
- a CDS encoding carbohydrate ABC transporter permease, giving the protein MRKFAFRPPTVFDVIVYAAVFAAIAIVLLPVLYVLLSSFSTKAEMMARGFYFIPHDWTLNAYGYLFNNHNFVTSYGNAIEITVVGTLFSITLTTLMAYGLSRTWLKGRKVLNFMVVFTVLFSGGIIPTYLLTSQLGLLNSYWSLYLNGGVLSFFLIVMRSFFQSIPKELEEAARIDGCGEWMLFFRIILPLSTTSIATFVMFYASFYWNSYFQAVLFISDSQMIPLQVFLRQIVLEAGNSLESSSGGYEFGPPVKMAVVVLAAIPMLVMYPFFQKYFDKGMLVGSVKG; this is encoded by the coding sequence ATGAGGAAGTTTGCTTTCAGGCCGCCGACCGTGTTCGACGTCATCGTATATGCAGCGGTGTTTGCAGCGATCGCGATCGTACTGCTTCCTGTCTTGTACGTGCTGCTGAGCTCCTTCTCCACGAAAGCCGAAATGATGGCCCGCGGGTTTTATTTCATCCCACATGACTGGACGTTGAACGCTTACGGCTACTTGTTCAACAATCACAACTTTGTGACATCGTACGGCAACGCGATCGAAATTACGGTGGTCGGCACGTTATTCAGCATTACGCTCACAACGTTGATGGCTTACGGATTGTCGCGCACATGGCTCAAAGGCCGGAAAGTCTTAAATTTTATGGTCGTCTTTACGGTACTCTTCAGCGGGGGCATCATTCCGACGTATTTGCTTACGAGCCAGCTCGGCTTATTGAACAGCTATTGGTCGCTGTACCTGAACGGCGGTGTGTTATCGTTCTTCCTGATCGTGATGCGGAGTTTCTTCCAGAGCATCCCTAAAGAGCTGGAAGAAGCGGCCCGGATCGATGGCTGCGGGGAGTGGATGCTTTTCTTCCGCATCATCCTGCCGTTGTCGACGACGTCGATCGCGACCTTCGTCATGTTCTACGCTTCATTTTACTGGAATTCTTACTTCCAAGCGGTGTTGTTCATCAGCGATTCGCAGATGATTCCGCTGCAGGTATTCTTAAGGCAAATCGTCCTCGAGGCCGGCAACTCGCTGGAATCGTCGTCCGGGGGGTATGAGTTTGGACCGCCTGTGAAGATGGCCGTCGTCGTCCTGGCGGCAATACCGATGCTGGTGATGTATCCTTTCTTCCAAAAGTATTTCGACAAGGGGATGCTGGTGGGTTCCGTGAAAGGGTAA